The following DNA comes from Candidatus Edwardsbacteria bacterium.
CAGCTGAAGGAAATCATCTGATCGATCCGGAGCCTGGCGGTCACCGCGCGCATGGCGGACAGGATGAAGACCACGATCAGGGTCTTGACGACGAACCAGATGAACCCGGGGATCAGCCCACCCGGGAAGCCGCCCATAAACAGGGCGGCGATCAGGCCGGCGCCCACCACCATCTGGATGTCGGCCAGCAGGCGGAACATGGCCAGTTTGCGGCCGGAATATTCGGTAAAGGCGCCGCCCACCACCTCGGTCTCGGCGTGGGGGATGTCGAACGGCACCCTCTCTAATTTGGCCTGCAGGGTGATTACCGCCACGGCAAAAGCGAAGATATTTATCAACAAATGCCAGGGGTTGGCCTGATAGTAGGCGGCGATCTCAGCCATTCTCCAGCTGCCGGCCATCACCGCCGGCGATAGGATGGCCAGGAACATCGGCACTTCGTAGGCGAACAACAGGGTCAGCACCCGGACACCGCCGATGGCGGCGTACATGCTGGCCGAGGCCCAGCCGGCCAGAAAATAGGCAAAGCTGGGAAGGGACAGCAGATAGGCGATGACGATAATGTCCCCCTGGAAAGAGGTGGCCGACTGGAAGGTATTACTGAAATGCCACACCGGCAGCAGCAGCCCGGCGGTCAGCACCGAGGTCAGGGCCAGGATCGGAACGGCATTGAACAGCTTTTTATCGGCCTCCTTGGGAACGATATCCTCCTTGGCCATCAGCTTGACGAAATCGGCGATGGGCTGCAGCAGGCCGTGGCTCCCGGTGTGCATGGGTCCCATCCGGTTCTGGAACTTGGCGTATAACTTCCGGTCCACCCACTCCACGAAGGTGGAATAGACGAACAGGAACAGCAGGCCAGGGTAGACCAGCAGATAGAGAAAGATTTTTAAAATGTCCATTCATTATCTCCTAAGATTATAATGATATACTTTATGATTTATTACCTACCACAACAAGGGCATGTATCGCTACTTATTGGCCCCAAGCTTTTTTGTAATGATTCAGTCAAGGGTTTACGACCACTAATCTCTGTTTCTTCATATTTTTTGATATACTCACGAGCTTCTTTACGTTGCTCGTAATCCAATTCGGTATACCCTTTTATTACCTTATAAACTTTTTGAACCATTCTCGCACTCCTTTTTTAAATTCGGTTTCAAATTTACCGCACACGTTACAACTTGTAGACTCTATAGAAGTCGGCTTAATATTGCACCCGACACATTCTCTTTGAAATTCCCGTAAAGCAAAACGCATACCTTTCCGCAGTTCCCATTCCTTAACAGAATGTTTTGCATCTTGTTCACTCCGTGCCTGATATCTTGTCTCAAGCAATTCCAATGTTCTATCAAAGGCGATCAAATCTTCTGGAGGTATTTGGGCTAATTTTCTAAACGAATTAGAAATATTGTTATATTCCTGTGAGGCTTCATATGCATATGCCAATTCATCGTCCCATTTAAACACAACCGCAAAGACAGAAAAAATAAGTTGCGCTATGGTAACGGGGATTGCAATTGTTATTACATACTTAAGAATGCCTGCATCAAACCTATATCCCATTGCTGTTGCACCAACAACAACGGGCGTTACAATACCAAATACTTTTAATAAGTTTACATACTTTGAGTATTTTTCGGCTCTTTTATCAAATATGTAACCTTTGCCAAAAGTATGGAATGAATTATCCCATGCTTTTTGTCTAAGTTCTTGAGCATTCATATTTGCTAACTTCAATTATGCAAGTTGATTGTTTCTACTTATAAAAAGCGTCGCCCAGTTTATTTCTTGGCTGA
Coding sequences within:
- a CDS encoding NADH-quinone oxidoreductase subunit H, which codes for MDILKIFLYLLVYPGLLFLFVYSTFVEWVDRKLYAKFQNRMGPMHTGSHGLLQPIADFVKLMAKEDIVPKEADKKLFNAVPILALTSVLTAGLLLPVWHFSNTFQSATSFQGDIIVIAYLLSLPSFAYFLAGWASASMYAAIGGVRVLTLLFAYEVPMFLAILSPAVMAGSWRMAEIAAYYQANPWHLLINIFAFAVAVITLQAKLERVPFDIPHAETEVVGGAFTEYSGRKLAMFRLLADIQMVVGAGLIAALFMGGFPGGLIPGFIWFVVKTLIVVFILSAMRAVTARLRIDQMISFSWKWLAPLALLQLVIVIFLKGYLQ